A stretch of the Dioscorea cayenensis subsp. rotundata cultivar TDr96_F1 chromosome 4, TDr96_F1_v2_PseudoChromosome.rev07_lg8_w22 25.fasta, whole genome shotgun sequence genome encodes the following:
- the LOC120258648 gene encoding uncharacterized protein LOC120258648 encodes MQIIGEEAWSSVGDHVFLRVAPTKGVIRFGVRGKLSPRFIGSALRFWNALVRWHIDLHYHLHSLSAHDVFHVSMLKKFIPNPDHVIQFSDFELSNDLTYEEQPIKIVDFKEQTLRSRVISYVKVQWSNHSEREATWELESEIKGRYPYLFFDTLGTSLED; translated from the coding sequence ATGCAGATAATAGGAGAAGAAGCTTGGAGTTCCGTGGGTGATCATGTGTTCTTAAGAGTAGCTCCCACTAAAGGAGTTATTCGTTTTGGTGTGAGAGGGAAGCTCAGCCCTCGGTTTATCGGGTCCGCTTTGAGATTTTGGAACGCATTGGTGAGGTGGCATATCGACTTGCATTACCACCTTCACTCGCTCTCTGCACATGATGTGTTCCATGTTTCTATGCTGAAGAAGTTCATTCCGAATCCTGACCATGTGATACAATTTTCTGACTTTGAGCTTAGCAATGATTTGACGTATGAGGAGCAACCAATAAAGATTGTGGATTTTAAGGAGCAAACATTGAGAAGCCGGGTCATTTCTTATGTCAAGGTTCAATGGAGCAATCATTCAGAGCGTGAAGCAACTTGGGAGTTGGAGTCTGAGATAAAAGGGAGATATCCGTATCTTTTTTTTGATACCTTAGGTAcaagtttagaggactaa